In Macaca thibetana thibetana isolate TM-01 chromosome 12, ASM2454274v1, whole genome shotgun sequence, the genomic window gAGGAGGCCATACCGTGTGGGGCCTGGGTGGGCATCACGGGGGACCCCAGGGTGGGGAGGATGTCTACCCTTACCACACACCGCCAGGGTGGCCAGCAGCCCCAGTGTCAGCACTGGCCCCTCCATCCCATCCCTCTGACTGGGACCTGCATCTGCCCCTCCCATCTACAGGGCTGTGGAATGAGGGTGGGCGGGAGAGGGGACAGgtgttgggggaggagggagtcAAAGGGAAGAGGCAGCCGGAAACACAATCTGACACCTCATGGTGGTGGGGGATGGGCCAGCCAGGGCAGGAGCCCAAGGACGTGAGGCAAAGATCCCAGGCTGGGACTCCCTGCAGCTCAGCGGCAGGGGGCGGAGCGAGGAGGAcggttggggggaggggggagggcgcTGAGCGGAGACGCTGGGCACTGGGGCCAGCGCTGGGCAGCCATGCAAGGGGGTGGGGCGACAGGCAGGCCAGCTGCTGCCACTTCTCAGGAGGCAGGAGATAGTCTCAGATGGGGACCTCACAGCCTCTCTCCAGCCTCTGTGACCCTTGCCAACTGCTTCCAGAGGCAGCCCTGCCTGGATCCCACCCCTGAGACTGAATGTCCACCCACCAGGTCCCGTCCCAAGAAAGCTCCAGAGTTGTTTCCatgtattataaataacatttattaaagcAGCTGTGATTCTCTGATTGTAAACCTGGGAAGACACAGAGGGCCCAggacccccaccccatccctcccgCACACACCCAGCCACTATGGCAGCAACAGTTTGTGATTATGCTCCCGAGCCGCTCTCAGCTCCTGGGAGCAGTAGGTCCTCCCCAGGGGCTGGGGGCCCAGACATGGCTCAGGGTTGCCTGGCAGGGGGTACCTGAGGGTTGAGTGGGTGGTGCCCCTTCCTCTCCAGTCCAGGCCCCTGCCCTACATCCATCCAGTGTCCCTCGGGCTCCCCTTCTGCCAGGGCAGCCACGCGGAAGGCCTGCAGGGCCTGCACCAGCAGTCGGGGGAGGCTGCGAGCCAGTGTGGCCGGCTCCAGGCCCACCAGGCCACTGAAGGCCACATGCCGACCCCCCAAGCCTGCCCGCACCCAGGCTCTGAAGAGCCCGGTCAGTGTCTTGGAGCCCAGATCTGCCAGGACCTACAGAGGGAGGAGTGGGGATCAGGGGCCCTGAGTTGGAATCCCAGAGGTCACCCCCTCTGCCCCGGGCCCCAGAAACTCTCACCTAGACCCatgctccttcctttctccccgaAACCCTGCTCATTTCCCGCTCCTGTGgacacccccacccacccctctaCTCACTctccccaccaccatccccagtgGCCTGGCTTACACTCCGCGGGCCCTACTCCCTCTACCTACCCCCAGAGCAGGGGCAGAGGCGACCCCAGGCTGCTGGGAGGGCATCGGGGCTGAGCTCTCTGCACCTTCCCTGGGCTAGGTCTCAGCCTTCCCAGGCCACCGTGAAGGAGTCTGGAAGCCTGGGGGCCTACCTCATGAAAGTTCATGGCCAGGTGCTCCGAGGGGACCTGCAGGATCCAGGCATGGGCCCCCTGCAGGGCAGCCAACTTCTGTCGCAGGGGCTCCAGCCCAGGGCAgcctggaggaagaggagaggcccCAGGAATGATGAACGGATGCGGTATGGAACTGGAGGTGGCACTCCCACCAGCACTTCAGGACGGCCTCCCAGGGGACACACTTAGCCTCTTATgatatagatggggaaactgaggctcggggaAGTTAAGCAGTAACACCAGGCAAAGCATCTCTGTTTGACACTGATGAGAGCTAAAACCACAAGTCCTCCAAAAGAGTCTTACGCTCTGTGGCGGGGAGGGGAGAGTGagttcactctgttgccccaccGGGTAAGTGCTTCCCGGAGCTGCCTAAAAGCGCTTCCGACCTCATCCAGGCCCTCGACCTATCCCCTCCCGAAGGTCGGCAGAGGGCGTCATTACCATTGGCTTCTCCGCGCGGCTCCGGCCTCCACTTCGGGAATCGAGTGCCTGCAGCCCGCGATCCTGGGGAGGCACAGGGTTAGGGGACCTCCTCGGCCGGAGAAAGTGGCTCCGCCGCGCGGGTGGGGCCgggccagggctgggctgggctggagggcGCGGGGTACCTGAGTGCAGCCGCAGCTCGCGGGCAGGGTGCCGGGGAGACTCCTGGAGCGCTGGAGCGGGGCGAGCCAGGGCGGGGGCCAGGCGCCGCAGCCCCGGGCGCGGGCCGAGCAGCTCCTGGGCGTTCCGCAGCAGGCCCAGCAGCGTGTGCGCCAGCGAGCGCAGCTCTGCAGACCGTACAGGAGTCGGAGCCGCGGTCAGAGGCTGGCCAGGCCTCTTTCCCTCCGCCCCCCGTCCTGGTCCCGGTGAACAGAACTGACCGCATCGCCGCCGGCGCTGCAGGCACTGCTGGTGCGCCAAGCGCGCACAGGCGCCCTGGGACCCCGGGCACAGGCGGGCATAGAAGGCGCAGAGCCGGGCGGTGTCTGCCTGCAGTTCCTGGGGGGGTTCCCAGGCCAGAAGCTCCCTGCAGCTGGGCTCGCGGCTGGAGGAGGCTGCTGCGGGCGGGACAGTGGTCGGCTCTCCCTCTGTTTGGGGCCCTAGCTCCCACACTCCTTCCCCGGAGGGAGACAGGCTTTGCCGAGGCAGAAGGGAGCTGGGAATGGGCACGGGCCGGGTGGAAACGGGCTTGTCCCACGGTTGTCCGTTGGGACACTGGGGACGGGGCATTGGAAAGAGAGTGCTCACAGCTCATCTGCTCCTGGAGCCAGTCCTTGAACACGGCCACGCGGGTGTAGACTCCGGGCTTCCCTGGCTCCCCGCAGCCGTCCCCCCAGGAGGTGACTCCGAACAGGACTTCTCTAGGGCGGGGGCCAGGCTCAGAACAGGTCAGGGGGCCTCCCGAGTCACCCTGCGGGGCCAAGAGAGAGGACGCTGCCTTCACCTGCCCCCTGTGACGCCCGCCTTACGCCTGGCAGGCGTGAGCTTGCCACTTGTATCCATTTTAGCGATGAGGAcagagaggctcagagaagtcgaGTGACAGCCAGTTGTGGAAGGAAAGGAGGCCGTCGTGGCCCTGGGGAGGCTCAGCCGGCCTTTTCTCATCAGACTAGGTTCATACCTGGCACGAGTCAACGCCCCCCGCCAGGTACCCGGCGCAGAGCATGGTGCTGGGGCGCAGCCCGGGCCCCAGGGCCCTTCGGCAGGTGTCGGCGCTGAGCAGGGGAACACGGGCCTCtctcactgcctcagcctcaggcccGTCTGCAGGGAAGGGGTGGAAGGCTCAGGTTTGGAGGGCAAGAGCTCTTCCTTGAGTGTCCCCTTCCCACCACCCCCCTTGATTCCTCCCCCTTTGAAAGAGCAGGCAGCATTTTTCCAAGGCAACCCGGCCTCCCCACACTCTATCACCTCGGACCTCCAATTCTTCCCACCACGCGCCGGCTCACCCACGCCCAGTACCTTCGAAGAGGGCCCCCCAGCCCGCGATGGCGCAGGCGGTGCCGGCAGGGGGCTCCTGGGGCTCCTGGGGCAGGCATACGGGGCGCGCCGGCCCCCCCGGGCTCACGGGCGTCCACAGCTGCACCAGGGCCAGGTCGTTGTGGAAGGTCTGCGGGTCAAACTGAGGAGGGGGAGGCGGCGCAGGGTCAAGGAGGCGCGAGTGGGGGTGCGGTTCCCAGCCTTGGGGGCCTGGAGACTGCCTTCTTACCTTGGGGTGGGGCAGGATGCGGTTCACTGGCACCTCCTCCGCTTGCTCCCCCCGGGGCCCCTCGGCCAGCGTCACAGTCCACAGAAGCTCATTCGGGGCGCTGCGGGACGAGCGGTGGCTCAGACGCAGTAAGGACAGGGGCACACGCAGCAGGCCCCTCGGAGACCCTACCCCTCCGCCCGCACGCAGGGCTTTCTCTACTTGGGGGCAGGGAGGGCGGGCCGGGGAGGGGTCCTGTCCCAGAGGGGCGAACGCGCCCGGCAGTGCCACCCCCTCCGGGCTGGCATCCTGGCGGGGCGCGCTCTGCCCCTTGAGACAGGGCAGCCTGGGGCCGGCAGCCGCCAGGGGGCAGCAGAGACCACCTTTCCCGCGCGTCGCCCGCCGGACAACCCGGCAGGTGCGGGGCCCAGCGCTGGGGACCCCggctgggcagggcctggggg contains:
- the PRSS56 gene encoding serine protease 56 isoform X2, with protein sequence MLLAVLLLLPLPSSWFAHGHPLYTRLPPSTLQVLSAQGTQALQAAQRSAQWAINRVAMEIQHRSHECRGSGRPRLQAPLQDPPEPGRCGERRPSTANVTRAHGRIVGGSAAPPGAWPWLVRLQLGGQPLCGGVLVAASWVLTAAHCFVGAPNELLWTVTLAEGPRGEQAEEVPVNRILPHPKFDPQTFHNDLALVQLWTPVSPGGPARPVCLPQEPQEPPAGTACAIAGWGALFEDGPEAEAVREARVPLLSADTCRRALGPGLRPSTMLCAGYLAGGVDSCQGDSGGPLTCSEPGPRPREVLFGVTSWGDGCGEPGKPGVYTRVAVFKDWLQEQMSSSSSREPSCRELLAWEPPQELQADTARLCAFYARLCPGSQGACARLAHQQCLQRRRRCELRSLAHTLLGLLRNAQELLGPRPGLRRLAPALARPAPALQESPRHPARELRLHSGSRAAGTRFPKWRPEPRGEANGCPGLEPLRQKLAALQGAHAWILQVPSEHLAMNFHEVLADLGSKTLTGLFRAWVRAGLGGRHVAFSGLVGLEPATLARSLPRLLVQALQAFRVAALAEGEPEGHWMDVGQGPGLERKGHHPLNPQVPPARQP
- the PRSS56 gene encoding serine protease 56 isoform X1 codes for the protein MLLAVLLLLPLPSSWFAHGHPLYTRLPPSTLQVLSAQGTQALQAAQRSAQWAINRVAMEIQHRSHECRGSGRPRLQAPLQDPPEPGRCGERRPSTANVTRAHGRIVGGSAAPPGAWPWLVRLQLGGQPLCGGVLVAASWVLTAAHCFVGAPNELLWTVTLAEGPRGEQAEEVPVNRILPHPKFDPQTFHNDLALVQLWTPVSPGGPARPVCLPQEPQEPPAGTACAIAGWGALFEDGPEAEAVREARVPLLSADTCRRALGPGLRPSTMLCAGYLAGGVDSCQGDSGGPLTCSEPGPRPREVLFGVTSWGDGCGEPGKPGVYTRVAVFKDWLQEQMSSASSSREPSCRELLAWEPPQELQADTARLCAFYARLCPGSQGACARLAHQQCLQRRRRCELRSLAHTLLGLLRNAQELLGPRPGLRRLAPALARPAPALQESPRHPARELRLHSGSRAAGTRFPKWRPEPRGEANGCPGLEPLRQKLAALQGAHAWILQVPSEHLAMNFHEVLADLGSKTLTGLFRAWVRAGLGGRHVAFSGLVGLEPATLARSLPRLLVQALQAFRVAALAEGEPEGHWMDVGQGPGLERKGHHPLNPQVPPARQP